The proteins below are encoded in one region of Williamsoniiplasma luminosum:
- the coaD gene encoding pantetheine-phosphate adenylyltransferase gives MLEKQKIMFAGSFDPMHQGHLALIHRALKFFDQVVIVVTNNPEKTDQTDVDIRVQQIQTLIQNNPNIEIMINQNQLTIDFAQMHNLKFLLRGVRNIEDFSFEVEMAQANKILNPNIETIILISDAEDAKISSRFIQQIDKIRKK, from the coding sequence ATGTTAGAAAAACAAAAAATTATGTTTGCTGGAAGTTTTGATCCAATGCATCAAGGACACCTTGCTTTAATTCATCGCGCGTTAAAATTTTTTGATCAAGTCGTGATTGTTGTGACCAACAATCCCGAAAAAACTGACCAAACAGATGTTGATATTAGGGTTCAACAAATCCAAACGTTAATTCAAAATAATCCCAACATCGAAATCATGATTAACCAAAATCAATTAACAATTGATTTTGCCCAAATGCATAATTTAAAATTTTTACTTCGTGGAGTAAGAAACATTGAAGATTTTAGTTTTGAAGTCGAAATGGCTCAAGCGAATAAAATTTTGAACCCAAATATTGAAACAATTATTTTAATTTCCGATGCCGAGGATGCTAAAATTTCATCAAGATTTATTCAACAAATTGATAAAATTCGCAAAAAATAG
- the leuS gene encoding leucine--tRNA ligase: MDFSHKAIEKKWQKIWKEKEVYKTTYNHDKKAYVLDMFPYPSGSGLHVGHVKGYTATDIFARFRRMQGYDVLHPIGWDAFGLPAEQYALSTGNDPREFTLKNIDTFRTQLQKMGFGYDFNKEVNTAHPGFYKTTQWIFQQLYKQGLAELRNVEVNWSQDLGTVLANDEVEIKDGKMVSERGGYPVVKKTMKQWVLKITTYAEKLLSGLDALDWPQSVKELQKNWIGKSEGVEIFFHTENGIELKVFTTRPDTIYGATYLVLAPEHPTVQSITTKEHLAEVEAYIEQAKQKTEIDRKDESKTKTGIFTGAYAVNPISKTKIPVWIADYVLNDYGSGAIMAVPAHDPRDWDFATKFNLEIKFVLEAKDQSKAFVGETKHINSDILNGLDRKQAIEKIIEKIEVEKLGTKKINYKLRDWLFSRQRFYGEPFPIYYTEDGNIGLIDLEDLPVTLPQTSYIKPSGTGESPLANVQEWVNLTVDGKNVKRETNTMPQSAGSSWYYLAYILTDQPNQLIDLESNEAKERFAKWMPVDLYIGGQEHAVGHLLYARFWNHVLYDLNLLNTPEPFQKLYNQGMILGPDGRKMSKSWGNVISPDDVLQSHGADALRLYEMFMGPLDASLPWSYDGLDAALKWLNRAFRLVNKTTFSTTNNHELDFIYNDVVKKVTTMVEELKLNTAISQLMVLVNAFYKYEPSTIYQPYIEGFIKMLSLFAPHVAEEMWAMLDKQTVLVQESWPSFDQSKLIEKTITIAFQVNGKLRGTKEVEIDLDNQTLIEFAKADENVAKFIENKIIVKEVVIPNKIVNIVVK, encoded by the coding sequence ATGGACTTTTCGCATAAAGCAATTGAAAAAAAATGACAAAAAATTTGAAAAGAAAAAGAGGTTTATAAAACCACTTATAATCATGACAAAAAAGCTTATGTTTTGGATATGTTTCCATATCCAAGTGGGTCTGGTTTACATGTTGGTCATGTAAAGGGTTATACGGCCACAGATATCTTTGCCCGTTTTCGTCGTATGCAAGGTTATGATGTTTTACATCCAATTGGATGAGATGCCTTTGGTTTACCAGCTGAACAATATGCTTTAAGCACAGGAAACGATCCACGAGAATTTACTTTAAAAAATATTGATACTTTTAGAACCCAATTACAAAAAATGGGATTTGGTTATGATTTCAACAAAGAAGTGAATACCGCGCATCCTGGTTTTTACAAAACCACGCAATGAATTTTTCAACAACTTTATAAACAAGGTTTAGCAGAATTACGAAATGTCGAAGTTAATTGATCTCAAGATTTAGGAACAGTTCTTGCCAATGATGAAGTTGAAATTAAAGATGGCAAAATGGTCAGTGAACGTGGTGGGTATCCAGTTGTTAAAAAAACAATGAAACAATGAGTTTTAAAAATTACCACTTATGCTGAAAAATTATTGTCTGGATTAGACGCCTTGGACTGACCACAATCTGTTAAGGAATTACAAAAAAATTGAATTGGTAAATCTGAAGGCGTGGAAATATTTTTTCATACTGAAAATGGAATTGAATTAAAAGTTTTTACAACTAGACCAGACACAATTTATGGAGCAACTTATTTAGTTTTAGCCCCTGAACATCCGACTGTTCAATCAATTACCACCAAAGAACATTTGGCTGAAGTTGAAGCTTACATTGAACAAGCAAAACAAAAAACTGAAATTGATCGTAAGGACGAATCAAAAACTAAAACTGGAATTTTTACTGGAGCATATGCTGTTAACCCAATTAGTAAAACCAAAATTCCGGTTTGAATTGCTGATTATGTTTTAAATGATTATGGTAGTGGGGCAATTATGGCAGTTCCTGCCCATGATCCTCGTGATTGAGATTTTGCAACCAAATTTAATCTTGAGATTAAATTTGTGTTAGAAGCAAAAGATCAAAGCAAAGCTTTTGTTGGTGAAACCAAACATATTAATTCAGATATTTTAAATGGTTTAGATCGTAAACAAGCAATTGAAAAAATCATTGAAAAAATTGAAGTTGAAAAATTAGGAACTAAAAAAATTAACTATAAATTAAGAGACTGATTATTTTCTCGTCAAAGATTTTATGGTGAACCATTTCCAATTTATTATACTGAAGATGGAAACATTGGTTTGATTGATCTAGAAGATTTACCAGTCACTTTACCACAAACTAGTTACATTAAACCAAGTGGAACTGGAGAATCACCGTTGGCAAATGTTCAAGAATGAGTGAACTTAACTGTTGATGGAAAAAATGTCAAAAGAGAAACAAACACGATGCCACAATCAGCTGGTTCTTCATGGTATTATTTAGCTTATATTTTGACTGATCAACCAAATCAATTAATTGATTTGGAATCAAACGAAGCCAAAGAACGTTTTGCTAAATGAATGCCTGTTGATTTATATATTGGTGGGCAAGAACATGCTGTTGGACACTTATTGTATGCTAGATTTTGAAACCATGTTTTATATGATTTAAACCTTTTAAACACGCCAGAACCATTTCAAAAACTTTACAATCAAGGAATGATTTTAGGACCTGATGGACGTAAAATGTCAAAATCATGAGGAAATGTCATTTCCCCAGATGATGTACTTCAATCACATGGGGCTGATGCTTTAAGATTGTATGAAATGTTTATGGGACCATTAGATGCTTCATTACCTTGAAGTTATGATGGATTAGATGCTGCTTTAAAATGATTAAACCGCGCATTTAGATTAGTGAATAAAACCACTTTTTCCACAACCAATAATCATGAGTTAGATTTCATTTACAACGATGTTGTTAAAAAAGTGACAACAATGGTTGAAGAATTAAAACTAAATACTGCGATTTCACAATTAATGGTGTTAGTAAACGCTTTTTATAAATATGAACCATCAACAATTTATCAACCATACATTGAAGGATTTATTAAAATGTTGAGTTTGTTTGCCCCACATGTAGCTGAAGAAATGTGAGCAATGTTGGACAAACAAACTGTCCTTGTTCAAGAATCATGACCAAGTTTTGATCAAAGTAAATTGATTGAAAAAACAATCACAATTGCCTTTCAAGTTAATGGTAAATTAAGAGGAACTAAAGAAGTCGAAATTGATTTAGACAATCAAACTTTAATCGAATTTGCCAAAGCTGATGAGAATGTTGCAAAATTCATTGAAAATAAAATAATTGTTAAAGAAGTTGTGATTCCGAATAAAATTGTTAATATTGTAGTTAAATAG
- the rplM gene encoding 50S ribosomal protein L13, with translation MKQTTLISAKDIKKNWYIVDAEGQTVGRLATQVALLLRGKHKVTFTPHINNGDHVIVINAEKVIFTGKKETDKNYYHHSMHPGGLRRRNVATQRELDSTKILERAIRLMLPKNVQGANQFRALHVVKGTEHQYAAQKPEVYVINTKKGETK, from the coding sequence ATGAAACAAACAACACTTATTTCTGCCAAAGATATCAAGAAAAATTGATATATCGTTGATGCAGAAGGACAAACAGTGGGGCGTCTAGCAACCCAAGTGGCTTTACTATTAAGAGGTAAACACAAAGTAACTTTTACACCCCACATCAATAACGGAGATCACGTTATTGTAATTAACGCTGAGAAAGTAATTTTTACAGGTAAAAAAGAAACTGATAAAAACTACTACCATCACTCAATGCACCCAGGTGGATTGAGAAGAAGAAATGTGGCAACACAACGTGAATTAGATTCAACAAAAATTTTAGAACGAGCAATTCGTTTGATGTTACCAAAAAACGTGCAAGGAGCTAATCAATTTAGAGCTTTACATGTTGTTAAAGGAACAGAACATCAATACGCTGCACAAAAACCTGAAGTTTATGTAATCAACACAAAAAAAGGAGAAACTAAATAA
- the rpsI gene encoding 30S ribosomal protein S9 — protein sequence MTENKVIYRGTGRRKTSVAQVILTPGKGNIIVNDQPALDFFPYPTLVQDMEQALVATGTQTDFDITVKVKGGGFTGQAGAARLGIARALLEASEDYRKQLRAAGLLTRDARIKERKKYGLRGARRAPQYSKR from the coding sequence ATGACAGAAAACAAAGTTATTTATCGTGGAACAGGAAGAAGAAAAACTTCTGTTGCACAAGTTATCCTAACCCCTGGTAAAGGAAACATCATTGTCAATGATCAACCTGCACTAGATTTCTTCCCATACCCAACTTTAGTTCAAGATATGGAACAAGCCTTAGTTGCAACTGGAACACAAACAGATTTTGACATTACAGTTAAAGTTAAAGGTGGAGGATTCACAGGTCAAGCTGGAGCTGCTCGCTTAGGAATTGCAAGAGCTCTATTAGAAGCTAGTGAAGACTACCGTAAACAATTAAGAGCTGCTGGTTTATTAACCCGTGACGCTCGTATTAAAGAACGTAAAAAATATGGATTGCGTGGAGCACGTAGAGCCCCTCAATACTCAAAACGTTAA
- a CDS encoding DegV family protein, protein MKIGILIDSSAIIDANNFEGTNIEVIPLHITSADGIDILDTPANVKKINFWELIKNGKQFKTSQASPGELEVKYNEMLKKYDHVIHIPITGNLSSMLSTAMVVARSDEFKNTVTVIENKTIAGQAIREMALYLNGQIQNEKLKTPEEVVKEYDYHLDNVYISILPSDLRSLASGGRAKTVISSVLNILKTKVLIRWQEKPEKQAIGRSIHSIMNKVIETVQNEFKGRNPRVIFLCSQLASQKYIDAVNEAFNQAKIKFTTEPISALYPIHAGIETLGFVITDLKY, encoded by the coding sequence ATGAAAATAGGAATTTTAATTGATAGTTCAGCTATCATTGATGCCAACAATTTTGAGGGCACAAATATTGAAGTAATTCCTCTTCATATAACTTCAGCTGATGGTATCGATATTTTAGATACACCAGCCAATGTTAAAAAAATCAATTTTTGAGAATTAATCAAAAATGGTAAACAATTCAAAACTAGTCAAGCTTCACCTGGTGAACTAGAAGTTAAATATAATGAGATGTTAAAAAAATACGATCACGTTATTCATATTCCAATTACAGGCAACCTTTCTTCAATGCTTTCAACTGCCATGGTTGTTGCTAGAAGTGATGAATTCAAAAACACTGTCACAGTGATTGAAAACAAAACTATTGCTGGACAAGCAATTAGAGAAATGGCTTTATATTTAAATGGCCAAATTCAAAACGAAAAGCTTAAAACTCCTGAAGAAGTTGTTAAAGAATATGATTATCATTTAGATAATGTTTATATTTCAATTCTTCCAAGTGATCTTCGATCACTTGCGAGCGGTGGAAGAGCAAAAACTGTTATTTCGTCTGTGCTAAACATTCTTAAAACCAAAGTTTTAATTCGTTGACAAGAAAAACCAGAAAAACAAGCGATCGGACGCAGTATTCACTCAATTATGAATAAGGTGATTGAAACTGTTCAAAATGAATTTAAAGGCAGAAACCCAAGAGTTATCTTCTTGTGTTCACAATTAGCAAGTCAAAAATATATTGATGCAGTTAATGAAGCTTTTAATCAAGCTAAAATCAAGTTTACAACTGAACCAATTTCTGCTCTTTATCCAATTCATGCAGGAATCGAAACTTTGGGATTTGTCATAACTGATTTAAAATACTAA
- a CDS encoding acyl carrier protein, which yields MDKIYEQIVKSLKNKGAKGAINKQTRFTDIGVDSLDLMDMVIQLEDELSIRIPDDQLLNIETLDQLLKIIEQLKK from the coding sequence ATGGATAAAATATACGAACAAATTGTAAAGTCGCTTAAAAATAAAGGGGCTAAAGGGGCAATTAACAAACAAACTAGATTTACAGATATTGGGGTGGATTCTTTAGATTTAATGGATATGGTGATTCAATTAGAAGATGAATTATCAATTCGTATTCCTGATGATCAACTTTTAAATATTGAAACTCTTGATCAATTGCTTAAAATTATTGAACAATTAAAGAAATAA
- a CDS encoding DegV family protein, whose amino-acid sequence MKIAILTDSSYGGNLKDIKDLYQVPLMITEENGGQIPDDENLTEERFYELLESQALKTSLTVPKTMLDMWDHLLKEYDQVIFAGLSKGLSGQFSTYRMLSETEEKYKGKVFVIDTNGVSVILQHLVKNVAIWIAENKTGFEIMELILKKHDKFTAFIIPKNLDTLKRGGRITPAAAALAKMLKIIPILRYNGQIDKQTTARTFKKAVLESLELIKKERKGVKEIDIAYSKMNPETMELIELLLDKEGFKINMMMKMPKVVASHTGTETVALIVWERGE is encoded by the coding sequence ATGAAAATTGCAATATTAACAGATTCATCATATGGTGGGAACTTAAAAGACATCAAAGATCTTTATCAAGTACCATTAATGATTACTGAGGAAAACGGGGGTCAAATACCCGATGATGAGAACTTAACTGAAGAACGTTTTTACGAACTTTTAGAATCACAAGCTTTAAAAACTTCACTAACTGTACCAAAAACAATGCTTGATATGTGAGATCACTTATTAAAGGAATATGATCAAGTAATTTTTGCTGGACTATCAAAAGGATTAAGTGGTCAATTTTCAACTTACAGAATGTTAAGTGAAACTGAAGAAAAATATAAAGGTAAAGTTTTTGTGATTGACACAAATGGTGTCTCAGTCATTTTGCAACATTTAGTCAAAAATGTTGCAATTTGAATCGCTGAAAATAAAACTGGTTTTGAAATCATGGAATTGATTTTGAAAAAACATGATAAATTTACAGCTTTTATTATTCCAAAAAATTTGGACACATTAAAACGTGGGGGAAGAATTACTCCAGCAGCAGCTGCTTTAGCTAAAATGCTAAAAATTATCCCGATTTTAAGATACAACGGTCAAATTGATAAACAAACAACTGCCCGCACTTTTAAAAAAGCTGTGCTTGAATCACTAGAATTGATCAAGAAGGAGCGTAAAGGTGTTAAAGAAATTGATATCGCTTACTCTAAAATGAATCCAGAAACAATGGAACTCATTGAATTGCTTTTGGATAAAGAAGGATTTAAAATTAATATGATGATGAAAATGCCCAAAGTCGTTGCTTCACATACAGGAACTGAAACAGTAGCTTTAATTGTTTGAGAAAGAGGAGAATAA
- a CDS encoding nicotinate phosphoribosyltransferase, which produces MKLINNFEFDPRIKDGYYLADYFKKTVSILDTFKPDQVVTMQWFQRKENIMLCGIQETLALIKFASPNYKNLKIWTLNDGDFISPLEPVLRIEGKYKDFGWLEGMIDGILSRDSSIATNFYEINQAANNKTVLNMNDRADLYKNQQSDGYAAYIAGCKFFVSDASIEYFKDDKSIARPSGTMPHALIQSFDGNTLEATIAFAKVFPQTNLVSLVDYNNDCVTQALEVANHFGEKLYAIRLDTAGNLIDETLAKKKDQFPIDANLYGVNQFLVKEVRNALDQAGHQNVKIIVSSGFDAHKIAEFEKAQIPVDIYGVGEAITKKRTSFTGDAVLIDGVKEAKVGRTYTDSQKLKVYKF; this is translated from the coding sequence ATGAAACTAATTAATAATTTTGAATTTGATCCAAGAATCAAAGATGGATATTATTTAGCTGATTATTTTAAAAAAACAGTTTCGATTTTAGATACTTTTAAACCGGACCAAGTAGTGACAATGCAATGATTTCAAAGAAAAGAAAACATTATGTTGTGTGGGATTCAAGAAACATTAGCTTTAATTAAATTTGCATCTCCAAATTATAAAAATTTAAAAATTTGAACATTGAACGATGGTGATTTTATTTCTCCATTAGAACCTGTTTTAAGAATCGAAGGAAAATATAAAGATTTTGGGTGATTAGAAGGAATGATTGATGGAATCTTAAGTAGAGATTCTTCTATTGCCACAAATTTTTACGAAATTAATCAAGCTGCCAATAACAAAACTGTTTTGAATATGAATGATCGTGCTGATCTTTACAAAAATCAACAAAGTGATGGCTATGCAGCTTACATTGCTGGATGCAAATTTTTTGTTTCAGATGCTTCAATTGAATACTTCAAAGATGACAAATCAATTGCTCGACCAAGTGGAACAATGCCCCATGCATTAATTCAATCTTTTGATGGAAATACACTAGAAGCAACCATTGCTTTTGCTAAAGTTTTTCCCCAAACTAATTTAGTTTCATTGGTTGACTATAATAATGATTGTGTTACACAAGCATTAGAAGTTGCTAATCATTTTGGAGAAAAACTTTATGCCATTCGTTTAGACACTGCTGGGAATTTAATTGATGAAACATTAGCTAAGAAAAAAGACCAATTCCCAATTGATGCCAATCTATACGGTGTTAATCAATTTTTAGTCAAGGAAGTGAGAAACGCATTGGATCAAGCTGGACATCAAAATGTCAAAATTATTGTTTCATCAGGATTTGATGCTCATAAAATCGCAGAATTTGAAAAAGCACAAATCCCAGTTGATATTTATGGGGTTGGAGAAGCAATCACTAAAAAAAGAACGAGTTTTACAGGAGACGCTGTCTTAATTGATGGTGTCAAAGAAGCTAAAGTTGGAAGAACCTACACAGATTCTCAAAAACTAAAAGTATATAAATTTTAA
- the ytpR gene encoding YtpR family tRNA-binding protein, with amino-acid sequence MNLKYGIFYNVQFDTLLVTLNSDDKNLKTEQINDVIILKSNDLIVGFNILNVSKEIALKPGMISENIQAVNFVENKLKDIYPLKQNSQFVIAEILEMHPIEGTHLNACKIKNNEGVVDVVTGAKNAYPGMITVMATNGTWLPNGNVITAGMMRGFPTVGMLCSAKELNLDGHKFNVDGVLDLGSTFQDQVGKSFWGVYETN; translated from the coding sequence ATGAATTTAAAATATGGAATTTTTTATAATGTTCAATTCGACACCCTTTTAGTAACCTTAAATAGTGATGACAAAAACTTGAAAACCGAGCAAATTAATGATGTGATCATTTTAAAATCAAACGATTTAATTGTTGGTTTTAACATCTTAAATGTCAGCAAAGAAATTGCTTTGAAACCTGGAATGATTAGTGAAAACATCCAAGCTGTGAATTTTGTTGAAAATAAATTAAAAGATATTTATCCATTAAAACAAAATTCACAATTTGTGATTGCCGAAATTCTGGAAATGCATCCAATTGAAGGAACGCACTTAAATGCATGCAAAATTAAAAATAACGAAGGTGTAGTCGATGTGGTAACTGGCGCTAAAAATGCTTATCCTGGAATGATTACAGTCATGGCAACTAATGGAACTTGATTGCCGAATGGAAATGTGATTACTGCTGGAATGATGAGAGGATTTCCGACTGTCGGAATGCTTTGTTCAGCCAAGGAATTAAATTTAGATGGTCACAAATTTAATGTTGATGGTGTTTTGGATTTAGGTTCAACATTTCAAGATCAAGTCGGGAAAAGTTTTTGAGGTGTGTATGAAACTAATTAA
- a CDS encoding Fur family transcriptional regulator: MQTSVQEKKYEEIIAKLKKEGIRVTKVRSQIIKVIIMNEHPTINDIRNKLEERISNINVMSIYNTLDLLLEKHLLFANTFNGKEICYEIQDLKSVHLKCDNCLTITHIDAKELESMNTSQLKELAIKHGLLLDHFKIEIHGLCKKCNLQ; this comes from the coding sequence ATGCAAACATCAGTTCAAGAGAAAAAATATGAAGAGATAATTGCAAAATTAAAAAAAGAAGGCATTAGAGTTACTAAAGTCAGATCTCAAATTATTAAAGTTATCATCATGAATGAACACCCAACCATCAATGATATTCGCAATAAATTAGAAGAAAGAATATCAAATATAAATGTTATGAGTATTTATAACACACTAGATTTGTTATTAGAAAAACACTTACTATTTGCCAATACATTTAATGGCAAGGAAATTTGTTATGAAATTCAGGATTTGAAATCTGTGCATCTAAAATGTGATAATTGTTTGACGATTACGCATATTGATGCAAAAGAGTTGGAATCGATGAATACATCACAATTAAAAGAATTAGCAATTAAACATGGTTTACTTTTGGATCATTTTAAAATTGAAATTCACGGCCTATGTAAAAAATGCAACCTTCAATAA
- a CDS encoding MATE family efflux transporter, translating into MNKLKVKKNKTWRHFTSWQWYKVAIIIIFWAILQEMIMASTDIIDNIFVNYLHNDQIEGLGALQQFIKDHWSNLNAEQLNAAGISLEYLGDRLSYQAGQIAVNGVTASNQLYIIMFTSISGFCYGCGVYASQYYGAGEYQKLKQVTALKIYVVFGITFMFALFTLPGVTDKLIEFTTQPKYVANPLETGVVTDTNQVRQLFEHIQWRAAVLSTQQGVQYYRIIAPTYVLLAINETAITALRETKRLYYSFWMSIIALIANSVMNVFLTAPTFLGDFKGLGVTGTAVATVSSRVLQMLFIIGLLGWKRFEFIPLWISFKIERALLKKTMHKAAPLLFNEVLFSFGLVLQVKLRGEYSNEAMTANAMFATISGVIFSPLYHGINAGITAFVGNDLGANKIQEAKRNSKHLIFIGIAIAIIAATILASLSFVIPKILFSNSNPEAQRIGIWMLFIYSLFYVFVMTSNIFYSILRAGGKVWWSLAIDSIFTWSISIPMLAILITLRMNNVIDLDIIYIHLIICSLEVIKVGIGFMFYKKGNWAQNLTLEQGIDKNNWLKLVTSKVKTKVKTKIQKVKK; encoded by the coding sequence ATGAATAAATTAAAAGTTAAAAAAAATAAGACATGAAGGCACTTTACTTCATGACAATGATATAAAGTCGCCATTATCATCATTTTTTGAGCAATTTTGCAAGAAATGATTATGGCCTCAACTGACATTATTGATAACATTTTTGTTAACTATTTACACAACGATCAAATTGAAGGCCTTGGTGCATTACAGCAATTCATTAAGGATCATTGATCCAATCTAAATGCTGAGCAATTAAACGCGGCCGGTATTTCACTTGAATATCTAGGAGACAGACTTTCATATCAAGCAGGACAAATTGCTGTCAATGGTGTGACTGCTTCGAATCAATTGTATATCATCATGTTTACTTCGATTTCAGGGTTTTGTTATGGTTGTGGAGTTTATGCCTCACAATATTATGGAGCTGGAGAATATCAAAAATTAAAACAAGTAACAGCGCTGAAAATTTATGTGGTTTTTGGAATTACTTTTATGTTTGCTCTTTTCACCCTACCAGGGGTAACTGATAAATTAATTGAGTTTACAACTCAACCCAAATATGTTGCTAACCCACTTGAAACTGGGGTTGTCACAGACACAAATCAGGTTCGCCAATTATTTGAACATATTCAATGACGTGCAGCTGTGCTTTCCACTCAACAAGGTGTGCAATATTACCGTATTATTGCCCCAACTTATGTTTTACTAGCAATTAATGAAACAGCCATTACTGCTTTAAGAGAAACTAAGCGTTTGTACTATTCATTTTGAATGTCAATCATTGCTTTAATTGCCAATAGTGTAATGAACGTCTTTTTAACAGCCCCAACCTTCTTAGGAGACTTTAAAGGACTTGGAGTAACTGGAACTGCTGTTGCCACTGTTTCTTCTCGTGTTTTACAAATGCTCTTTATTATTGGATTATTAGGTTGAAAACGTTTTGAATTTATTCCGCTTTGAATCTCGTTCAAAATTGAACGAGCATTATTAAAGAAAACAATGCACAAAGCAGCGCCATTACTTTTCAATGAAGTGTTATTCTCATTTGGATTAGTTTTACAAGTCAAATTAAGAGGAGAATATTCAAACGAAGCGATGACTGCCAACGCGATGTTCGCCACGATTTCTGGGGTGATCTTCTCCCCACTTTATCATGGAATTAATGCCGGAATCACGGCCTTTGTGGGCAATGATTTGGGGGCGAACAAAATTCAAGAAGCAAAACGGAATTCCAAACATTTGATTTTCATTGGAATTGCGATCGCAATAATTGCTGCCACAATTCTTGCCAGTCTTTCATTTGTGATTCCAAAAATTCTTTTCTCAAATTCAAATCCTGAAGCACAAAGAATTGGAATTTGAATGCTATTTATTTATAGTTTATTTTATGTCTTTGTGATGACATCAAATATCTTCTATTCAATCTTAAGAGCTGGGGGAAAAGTGTGATGATCACTGGCGATTGATTCAATCTTTACTTGGTCAATTAGTATTCCAATGTTGGCGATTTTAATTACTTTAAGAATGAACAATGTAATTGATTTGGATATTATTTATATTCATTTAATTATTTGTAGTTTAGAAGTGATTAAAGTTGGAATTGGATTCATGTTTTACAAAAAAGGGAACTGAGCTCAAAACCTAACCCTTGAACAAGGAATTGATAAAAATAATTGATTGAAACTTGTGACAAGCAAAGTAAAAACCAAAGTGAAAACCAAAATTCAAAAAGTTAAAAAGTAG